CGTGGTATGCGTAGATCTCATCACGCTTTAGATAATAAAAACATCATCGTAGATTCTCATAGCGGTGAATATAGACTATCTCACAGAATGAGCTTAGTTGATGGCACGTACAAAGGAAAACCGGTTATCAAGAAACAGATTCTTAAAGAGTTAGAAGCCAGCTAATGACTTTAAAGCTGCTTAGCGCTGGGAGCTACCTTCCCGAAAAGGTAGTCTCGAATGACGATTTAGCAAAGCAGGTCGATACTTCAGATCAGTGGATTTTTGAAAGGACTGGTATATCGCAAAGGCATGTCGCTCAAGCTCATGAGACATGTAATTACATGGCCTACGAAGCAGCATCTAAAGCCATTGCGAATTCTAATCTCTCATCTCAAGACATTGATGCAATAATTGTCGCTTCAACAACTCCTGACAGAACTTTTCCATCAATAGCATGCAACCTGCAGGCTGCGTTAGGTTGTAATAATATACCTGCTTTCGATGTTCAAGCGGTATGTACCGGCTTTATTTATGGTTTGAGCATAGCAAGTCATTTTGTTTCAACTGGAATATACAAAAATATTCTAGTTGTTGGCTCCGAAAAAATGTCTAGTATAGTTGATTGGCAAGACAGATCTACTTGTATTTTGTTTGGAGACGGTGCCGGAGCTGCTGTAGTTACTCATGATCATCGAAAACTTCAAGATAGCATCATTCACGCTAATGGCTCTCTAGGAGATATTCTTTACACATCAGGAGGTGGAGCATCTTGTACTACTCCTAATGTTGTGCATATGCAAGGGCGTGAAGTATTTAGACACGCTGTTAATAAAATGTGTGAAGTAAGTGAAAAAATACTTGC
Above is a genomic segment from Candidatus Phycorickettsia trachydisci containing:
- the rpmF gene encoding 50S ribosomal protein L32, with the protein product MAVPKKKTTPSRRGMRRSHHALDNKNIIVDSHSGEYRLSHRMSLVDGTYKGKPVIKKQILKELEAS
- a CDS encoding beta-ketoacyl-ACP synthase III, which encodes MTLKLLSAGSYLPEKVVSNDDLAKQVDTSDQWIFERTGISQRHVAQAHETCNYMAYEAASKAIANSNLSSQDIDAIIVASTTPDRTFPSIACNLQAALGCNNIPAFDVQAVCTGFIYGLSIASHFVSTGIYKNILVVGSEKMSSIVDWQDRSTCILFGDGAGAAVVTHDHRKLQDSIIHANGSLGDILYTSGGGASCTTPNVVHMQGREVFRHAVNKMCEVSEKILASNNLTINDLDYLIPHQANIRIIDSIRDKLGIEDEKIIKTIQYQANCSAASIPLALEYFLRQPNSKDKLIMTVGFGAGVTWGANLLYT